The Acidimicrobiales bacterium genome window below encodes:
- the hisS gene encoding histidine--tRNA ligase: MADRPSFRAPKGTQDVLAPESARWQELLATFAGLATASGYGLVQTPMFEDIGVFRRLGEGTDVVTKEMYDFQDKGDRHIALRPEGTASVVRAFVQHRPPTPWKAWYATPCFRYEQPQSGRLRQHHQVGVEALGSADPDLDVEAITLGHDYLRALGLRRFTLVLNSMGTRADRVAYTDVLRAWLAGRVDDLAEDDRPKVAANPLRVLDSKRPATRAAVADAPRITESLSEEARAHIERVEDGLGAAGIDYIRDHRLVRGLDYYTHTTFEVQSDALDAAQSTILGGGRYDGLAEDLGGPPTPGIGFGSGIERVLLACAAEAAGPPAAAGLDAFVVDVTGGDHARDLTRDLRRAGLRVDRAFDGRSMRAQMKAADRSGAEVALIVGEQEVADGVVTIRPLRGEFGAEQRAVARADLVAALRTPRHPQGSPSHA; this comes from the coding sequence GCGTCGGGCTACGGGCTGGTGCAGACCCCGATGTTCGAGGACATCGGCGTGTTCCGTCGCCTGGGCGAGGGCACCGACGTGGTCACCAAGGAGATGTACGACTTCCAGGACAAGGGCGACCGCCACATCGCCCTGCGGCCGGAGGGGACGGCCTCGGTGGTGCGGGCCTTCGTGCAGCACCGGCCCCCGACCCCGTGGAAGGCCTGGTACGCCACGCCCTGCTTCCGCTACGAGCAGCCCCAGTCGGGGCGCCTCCGCCAGCACCACCAGGTGGGGGTGGAGGCCCTGGGATCGGCCGACCCGGACCTCGACGTCGAGGCCATCACCCTGGGCCACGACTACCTGCGGGCCCTGGGCCTGCGCCGCTTCACCCTGGTGCTCAACAGCATGGGGACCCGGGCCGACCGCGTGGCCTACACCGACGTGCTCCGGGCCTGGCTGGCCGGCCGGGTCGACGACCTGGCCGAGGACGACCGGCCCAAGGTGGCCGCCAACCCCCTCCGGGTCCTCGACAGCAAGCGGCCCGCCACCCGGGCCGCGGTGGCCGACGCCCCCCGCATCACCGAGTCGCTCTCGGAGGAGGCCCGGGCCCACATCGAGCGGGTCGAGGACGGGCTGGGCGCGGCCGGCATCGACTACATCCGCGACCACCGGCTGGTACGGGGCCTCGACTACTACACCCACACCACCTTCGAGGTGCAGAGCGACGCCCTCGACGCGGCCCAGAGCACCATCCTGGGCGGGGGCCGCTACGACGGCCTGGCCGAGGACCTGGGCGGCCCGCCCACCCCCGGGATCGGCTTCGGCTCCGGCATCGAGCGGGTGTTGCTGGCCTGCGCCGCCGAGGCGGCCGGGCCCCCCGCGGCCGCCGGCCTCGACGCCTTCGTGGTCGACGTCACCGGGGGCGACCACGCCCGCGACCTGACCCGCGACCTGCGCCGGGCCGGCCTCCGCGTCGACCGGGCCTTCGACGGGCGCTCCATGCGGGCCCAGATGAAGGCGGCCGACCGTTCCGGCGCCGAGGTGGCCCTCATCGTGGGCGAGCAGGAGGTGGCCGACGGCGTGGTCACCATCCGCCCCCTGCGGGGCGAGTTCGGCGCCGAGCAGCGCGCCGTGGCCCGGGCCGACCTGGTCGCCGCCCTCCGCACCCCCCGTCATCCCCAAGGGAGCCCGTCCCATGCCTGA